In a genomic window of Methanosarcina horonobensis HB-1 = JCM 15518:
- a CDS encoding slipin family protein, giving the protein MVDFIGELLLPVLIIVILILSQSIKMVNEYERVVIFRLGRLSGVKGPGLFLIIPFIDRAMKIDLRVVAIDVPKQAVITRDNVTVEVDAVVYYKVVEPGAAITQVENYMFATSTLSQTTLRDVLGQMELDELLSERENINKQIQELLDAYTDPWGIKVTGVTIRDVSLPETMKRAIAKQAEAEREKRARIILAEGEYQAAERMKDAASLYQGLPTAIKLRELQTLAEIAREKNLIVVTQTQTLETGNIAALSQAISGKKEQ; this is encoded by the coding sequence ATGGTTGATTTCATCGGTGAATTATTGCTCCCTGTATTAATAATTGTAATATTAATACTCTCACAATCTATAAAAATGGTTAATGAATACGAACGTGTGGTTATATTCAGGCTTGGTCGCCTTAGTGGTGTAAAGGGCCCGGGACTTTTCCTTATCATCCCTTTCATTGATAGAGCCATGAAAATCGACCTGAGAGTCGTTGCAATCGATGTCCCAAAGCAGGCCGTTATCACGCGGGATAACGTCACAGTTGAAGTTGATGCCGTTGTTTATTATAAGGTCGTAGAGCCAGGGGCTGCAATTACGCAGGTTGAAAACTATATGTTTGCAACTTCAACCCTGTCCCAGACTACGCTTAGAGACGTGCTGGGCCAGATGGAACTGGATGAGTTGCTTTCGGAAAGAGAGAACATCAACAAGCAGATTCAGGAATTGCTGGATGCTTACACAGACCCCTGGGGTATCAAGGTTACAGGCGTAACTATCCGGGATGTATCCCTGCCTGAAACAATGAAAAGAGCAATCGCAAAACAGGCTGAAGCAGAAAGAGAAAAACGTGCCAGGATCATCCTTGCAGAAGGAGAATACCAAGCTGCTGAAAGGATGAAAGATGCGGCCAGCCTTTACCAGGGACTTCCTACTGCTATCAAGCTAAGGGAACTTCAGACCCTTGCTGAGATTGCAAGAGAGAAAAATCTGATCGTAGTTACACAAACTCAGACTCTTGAAACCGGGAACATAGCCGCCCTTTCTCAGGCTATATCCGGAAAGAAAGAGCAATAA
- a CDS encoding NfeD family protein produces MQTKRIFHSLFIFFLCITLTAVLALPAGAAAEDRVLLLEITGAITPASDNLIADAIEEAESGNFEVLVITLDTPGGGLEETQTIIKLIENTTVPVIGYVPESGKAWSAGTLILMGTDIAAMAPFTVIGSAQPVRVSAEGTVPVEDEKVINALVKFSTETARKHGRNETFAEEVITKNRNLNDEEALEEGVIEYRASSVPDLLVQVDGEVVKSKELNTANATIEIYEPPLPLAFLTLISNPILSSLLLTIGLYGIIFGISNPGAGAEIFGIIAIVLGLIGTGFDINIAAIFLIIVGIGLLILELQSPGFGIFGLAGLICLVIGSIFLVPLGGENIYTPEFRRLLILTIVTPTIVFGIFLVFAIYKVAETRKKKPVIGSIIGDTARTIDPISPESPGFVRYKGEYWQARSEEKIGANEEVEITGKDMEVLLVKRKV; encoded by the coding sequence ATGCAAACGAAAAGGATTTTCCATTCTCTCTTTATTTTTTTTCTCTGCATAACTCTCACAGCTGTTCTCGCGCTTCCTGCAGGGGCAGCAGCCGAAGATAGAGTGCTCTTGCTTGAAATAACCGGAGCTATTACCCCAGCTTCCGATAATTTGATAGCTGACGCAATAGAAGAAGCTGAGAGCGGGAACTTTGAGGTTCTCGTAATTACCCTGGATACTCCAGGGGGAGGGCTTGAAGAGACCCAAACAATCATAAAGTTAATTGAGAACACGACCGTGCCTGTTATAGGGTACGTGCCTGAGAGTGGAAAAGCCTGGTCAGCAGGAACCCTCATCCTTATGGGAACCGATATTGCTGCAATGGCTCCTTTTACAGTTATAGGGTCAGCCCAGCCGGTGCGGGTGTCTGCAGAAGGGACAGTACCTGTAGAGGATGAGAAAGTAATAAATGCCCTCGTTAAATTTTCGACTGAAACGGCAAGAAAACACGGGAGAAATGAAACTTTTGCAGAAGAAGTAATTACCAAGAACAGAAATCTGAATGACGAAGAAGCCTTAGAAGAAGGAGTAATCGAATATAGAGCCTCTTCCGTTCCGGACCTGCTGGTTCAGGTCGATGGGGAGGTTGTGAAAAGTAAAGAACTGAATACCGCAAATGCAACAATAGAGATCTACGAACCTCCTCTTCCTCTTGCTTTCCTGACGTTAATTTCAAACCCGATTCTTTCCTCTCTTCTTCTGACAATAGGGCTCTATGGGATTATCTTCGGGATTTCAAACCCGGGAGCAGGAGCAGAGATTTTCGGAATTATTGCAATCGTGCTGGGATTGATAGGCACAGGATTCGATATTAATATAGCAGCAATTTTCCTGATTATTGTCGGAATAGGGCTTCTTATCCTGGAACTTCAATCCCCGGGGTTTGGAATTTTCGGGCTTGCAGGACTTATTTGCCTGGTAATAGGGAGCATCTTCCTTGTGCCTCTGGGAGGCGAGAATATTTACACACCGGAGTTCAGGAGGCTACTAATCCTGACAATTGTTACTCCTACAATTGTTTTTGGGATATTCCTGGTCTTTGCAATATATAAAGTAGCCGAAACGAGGAAGAAAAAGCCCGTTATCGGGTCCATTATAGGAGATACTGCCCGGACAATAGACCCGATAAGCCCTGAAAGTCCTGGTTTTGTCCGCTATAAAGGAGAGTACTGGCAAGCCAGATCCGAAGAGAAAATTGGAGCTAACGAAGAAGTTGAAATTACAGGAAAAGACATGGAAGTGCTGCTTGTAAAAAGAAAAGTCTAA
- a CDS encoding AIR synthase-related protein → MDIEGYAKRALRKDPSNETGIEAQLASRILEIKNISSERAKEIAAAVICEAKATLHTEGDVLSPIISGVVMGEFGVGSRGTGDFYVHSKLGEVIGKTGAVVDSSQLDDSGVVKIGDEYLVITIDGIHSRLSDFPFLSGFHVARAALRDVYSMGARPLAMLSDIHIADDGDVAKIFDHIAGITTVSELTGIPLITGSTLRIGGDMVIGERMTGGVGAVGVTSSLTSRNQTRAGDLILMTEGAGGGTVSTTALYYGMHDVVEETINIRFLEACEALLRSGLYKKVHSMTDVTNGGIRGDAREISKTAQVKMVFEENKMRTLVNSKVLSMLETLKIDYLGVSLDALLVIVPPEYAGEILEIVRAAGVEIDIIGRVEEGIGAEIIVNGEIRDFAPRFRESAYTPVKKVHGEDNPRDFEEMRHAIDRAAEEAINKKQKVLEKIMAKKKS, encoded by the coding sequence ATGGATATAGAAGGCTATGCAAAACGGGCTCTCAGGAAAGACCCTTCAAACGAAACCGGGATTGAGGCACAGCTTGCTTCAAGAATTCTTGAAATCAAGAACATAAGCTCCGAAAGGGCTAAAGAGATTGCAGCTGCAGTTATTTGTGAAGCAAAAGCAACTCTTCACACCGAGGGAGACGTATTAAGCCCCATTATTTCGGGAGTTGTTATGGGTGAGTTCGGAGTGGGTTCCAGGGGTACGGGAGACTTTTACGTTCACTCCAAGCTTGGTGAGGTTATAGGCAAGACCGGTGCGGTAGTTGACAGTTCCCAGCTTGATGACTCAGGCGTTGTGAAAATAGGAGATGAGTACCTTGTGATCACAATTGACGGTATACACTCCCGCCTCAGTGATTTTCCTTTCCTTTCGGGTTTTCATGTCGCCAGAGCAGCCCTGCGTGATGTCTATTCAATGGGAGCCCGTCCCCTTGCCATGCTTTCAGACATCCATATCGCAGACGATGGGGATGTGGCAAAAATCTTCGACCATATCGCAGGAATCACCACGGTTTCAGAGCTAACCGGAATTCCCCTAATTACAGGAAGCACTCTCCGGATAGGCGGGGATATGGTTATAGGTGAAAGAATGACAGGAGGTGTGGGGGCGGTTGGTGTTACATCTTCTCTTACCTCCCGCAACCAGACCCGGGCAGGAGACCTGATCCTTATGACGGAGGGTGCAGGCGGAGGTACGGTTTCTACAACCGCACTCTATTACGGAATGCATGACGTGGTGGAGGAAACTATTAACATCCGTTTTCTGGAAGCCTGTGAGGCACTCCTTCGGTCCGGCCTGTACAAAAAAGTCCATTCCATGACTGATGTCACCAATGGAGGAATCCGCGGGGACGCCCGGGAAATTTCAAAGACTGCGCAAGTAAAAATGGTCTTTGAAGAAAATAAAATGCGGACTCTCGTTAACTCAAAGGTCCTCTCCATGCTTGAAACCCTTAAAATCGATTATCTCGGCGTATCTCTTGATGCCCTGCTGGTTATCGTCCCACCTGAGTATGCCGGAGAAATTCTTGAAATAGTCAGGGCTGCCGGGGTTGAGATTGATATCATAGGGCGTGTGGAAGAAGGAATCGGGGCTGAAATAATTGTCAATGGAGAGATCAGGGACTTTGCACCCAGGTTTAGAGAATCTGCCTATACTCCTGTCAAAAAAGTTCACGGGGAAGATAATCCACGAGATTTCGAGGAGATGAGGCACGCAATTGACAGGGCAGCCGAAGAAGCCATCAATAAAAAGCAGAAGGTTCTTGAAAAAATAATGGCCAAAAAGAAAAGCTAA
- the hisH gene encoding imidazole glycerol phosphate synthase subunit HisH: MKRIVIIDYGLGNLRSVQKGLEHVGASPVISGNPEEILAADGIILPGVGAFIDAMKCLVPLKETIEEFAASGKPMLGICLGQQVLMSSSEEGRLTDGLDLIQGRVLRFPKSELKVPHMGWNNIRIKQDHPLFRGIPDGSFVYFVHSYYVDTTAENTLASCEYGLEYSASVVNSNGNVMGTQFHPEKSGATGLKILKNFVEMC; this comes from the coding sequence ATGAAACGAATCGTGATTATCGATTACGGGCTTGGAAATCTCAGAAGTGTTCAAAAGGGGCTTGAACACGTTGGAGCAAGTCCTGTAATCTCCGGGAACCCTGAAGAGATCCTGGCAGCAGACGGTATTATTCTCCCTGGAGTAGGTGCTTTTATAGATGCAATGAAGTGTCTGGTTCCTCTCAAAGAGACTATTGAGGAATTTGCAGCATCGGGAAAACCAATGCTTGGAATATGTCTCGGGCAGCAGGTTTTGATGAGCTCTTCTGAGGAAGGCAGGTTGACCGATGGACTCGATCTCATTCAGGGCAGGGTACTTCGCTTTCCAAAATCTGAACTGAAAGTACCACACATGGGCTGGAACAACATCAGGATTAAACAGGACCACCCTCTGTTTAGAGGTATCCCTGACGGCTCTTTCGTGTATTTCGTACACTCGTACTATGTCGATACCACTGCGGAAAACACCCTTGCGTCATGTGAGTACGGACTGGAATATTCGGCATCTGTGGTGAATTCTAATGGTAACGTTATGGGCACCCAGTTCCACCCTGAAAAAAGCGGAGCAACAGGGCTGAAGATTCTGAAAAACTTCGTTGAGATGTGTTGA
- a CDS encoding Ig-like domain-containing protein has protein sequence MRGFQLFRHDEKAMELPINIVVMLVVAMVALATLISIIPTPTKEMSVFVEKTGLGTGSLQSGNSIIVGATTAQNPFAVSAVVKVTDKDGNPVRDANVILKGLGGAASNTTDINGVTVLTTPSTALVRLDPNQNEGTMDLKILADGFYDYEKKDAVMIVKTR, from the coding sequence ATGCGGGGATTTCAGCTATTCAGACATGATGAGAAAGCAATGGAATTACCAATTAATATCGTAGTGATGCTCGTTGTAGCGATGGTCGCTCTTGCAACGCTTATTTCGATAATACCGACTCCTACAAAGGAAATGTCAGTCTTTGTTGAAAAAACAGGACTCGGGACAGGAAGCCTTCAGTCAGGAAACTCAATAATAGTAGGTGCTACCACTGCACAGAATCCTTTTGCCGTATCAGCGGTAGTAAAGGTAACAGATAAAGACGGAAATCCGGTTCGGGATGCAAACGTCATCCTCAAAGGACTCGGAGGTGCAGCATCGAACACAACTGACATTAACGGAGTCACTGTGCTGACAACGCCAAGCACTGCACTGGTAAGGCTTGACCCGAACCAGAATGAAGGCACAATGGACCTGAAAATTCTGGCAGACGGTTTCTATGATTATGAGAAGAAAGATGCAGTTATGATCGTCAAGACTCGTTAA
- a CDS encoding LysE family transporter, which translates to MIKALILGFTVGISAAIIPGPMMFATIEASFHKGWRAGPSIFMGHALVEFVFFMLILIGASSFLRRSVISYLAIIGGLIMVVFGLTMIKKAKEVSTMDVSISASSMNLSTGFISSGIVTSALNPFSGTVSAGIITSALNPFFVAWWLTAGSAILLEEYLIGVLAVISFIAGHWIADLGFLLTVSSAFSRGTEIISQPTHRKLVYLCGSFMAFFGLWFMVNNNSVLQ; encoded by the coding sequence TTGATTAAAGCTCTTATTCTAGGTTTCACAGTAGGTATATCCGCAGCCATTATTCCCGGGCCCATGATGTTTGCAACAATAGAGGCGTCTTTTCATAAAGGCTGGAGAGCAGGACCTTCGATATTTATGGGTCACGCCCTTGTAGAATTCGTCTTCTTCATGCTTATTCTGATAGGTGCATCATCTTTTCTCAGGAGATCGGTTATCTCGTATCTGGCTATAATAGGCGGCCTGATTATGGTCGTTTTCGGACTTACGATGATCAAAAAAGCAAAAGAAGTCTCTACAATGGATGTCTCGATTTCAGCCAGCAGTATGAATCTTTCTACGGGGTTCATATCTTCAGGAATTGTAACTTCGGCACTGAACCCTTTTTCAGGTACAGTATCCGCAGGAATTATAACCTCAGCATTAAATCCTTTTTTTGTTGCATGGTGGTTAACGGCTGGTAGCGCAATCCTCCTTGAGGAGTATCTTATAGGTGTCCTTGCAGTAATTTCGTTTATCGCCGGGCACTGGATAGCAGATCTTGGATTTCTTTTAACCGTATCCTCTGCTTTTTCCAGAGGGACGGAAATAATTTCACAGCCTACACATAGAAAACTGGTATACCTGTGCGGAAGTTTTATGGCATTCTTTGGGCTGTGGTTTATGGTCAATAACAATAGTGTTTTGCAATGA
- a CDS encoding PINc/VapC family ATPase: MADEKRIWRIVPDTSVIIDGRLSSRIKSGEFGSAEIIIPEAVVSELEAQANKGREIGFKGLEELSELRKLADRGDIQLQFSGVQPTLEEIKLSKEGRVDALIRQTALDMGGLFVSEDRVQSLIARAKGLDVEYMHPKVLDPSELGPLKVEHFFTDDTMSVHLKNGVSPMAKKGPVGQVRYVRIREEPASSQELSSISKELIERARFDPESFIEMSSSGATVLQIRNMRIAIAHPPFSDDMEITVVRPTVVVDLEHYRLSDKLKERIISQRGILIAGPPGAGKSTFAAGVARYLNDHGQVVKTMESPRDLQVPAEITQYSPLNGRMENTADLLLLVRPDYTIYDEVRKTGDFLIFADMRLAGVGMIGVVHATRAVDAIQRLIGRVELGVIPQVVDTVIFIDKGEVAKVLVLAFTVKVPHGMTEQDLARPVITIADFETGKVEYEIYTYGEQVVVMPIGPSRESRKPAWRLAEEEIRNVISRYATGPVEVEVTSDDSAIVKVFDEDMRKVIGKGGNVIDRIENILGLHIDVREIEAETPKSTKGLKQGAERKAFPGKAREPAPEISAPASPVHPVIERTKKHLIIGAPELAGRDVEIFIEDEYLFSATVSRHGDVKLRINSDLAMEIMEAQDSGDFVEVRLI, from the coding sequence ATGGCTGATGAGAAGCGGATATGGAGAATCGTTCCGGATACAAGCGTGATTATTGACGGGAGGCTTTCGTCCCGAATTAAAAGTGGTGAGTTCGGGAGCGCTGAGATCATCATTCCCGAAGCTGTAGTATCGGAACTTGAAGCCCAGGCAAACAAGGGCAGAGAAATAGGTTTCAAAGGGCTTGAAGAACTTTCGGAGCTTCGTAAACTGGCAGACAGGGGGGATATTCAACTTCAGTTCAGCGGGGTTCAGCCGACTCTTGAGGAGATCAAGCTTTCCAAGGAAGGAAGGGTGGATGCCCTTATCCGGCAGACAGCTCTTGATATGGGGGGACTGTTCGTTAGTGAGGACCGCGTACAAAGTCTGATAGCCAGGGCAAAGGGACTTGATGTTGAGTACATGCATCCTAAAGTTCTGGATCCCTCGGAATTAGGTCCTCTCAAAGTAGAGCACTTCTTTACTGATGATACGATGTCCGTGCATCTCAAAAATGGGGTTTCTCCAATGGCCAAAAAGGGTCCTGTTGGACAGGTACGTTATGTACGGATCAGGGAAGAACCTGCAAGTTCACAGGAGCTTTCCAGTATCTCAAAAGAACTTATCGAGAGGGCAAGGTTTGACCCCGAGTCCTTCATAGAGATGTCTTCAAGCGGGGCAACGGTACTGCAAATCAGAAACATGAGGATTGCAATTGCACATCCGCCTTTTTCCGATGATATGGAGATAACTGTCGTCAGACCTACAGTTGTTGTTGACCTTGAGCACTACCGTCTGAGCGACAAACTGAAAGAGCGCATAATAAGCCAGCGTGGAATCCTTATTGCAGGGCCTCCTGGAGCAGGAAAGTCAACTTTTGCTGCCGGGGTTGCACGTTATCTGAATGACCACGGGCAGGTAGTCAAGACCATGGAGTCTCCAAGGGACCTGCAGGTGCCTGCTGAGATTACTCAATATTCTCCCCTGAATGGGAGGATGGAGAATACTGCTGATCTCTTGCTCCTTGTAAGGCCGGACTACACCATTTATGATGAAGTGCGAAAAACCGGGGATTTTCTGATCTTTGCGGACATGCGGCTTGCGGGAGTCGGGATGATCGGGGTAGTGCATGCAACCAGAGCAGTGGATGCAATCCAGCGTCTTATAGGAAGAGTTGAACTGGGTGTGATCCCGCAGGTAGTTGATACTGTAATTTTCATCGATAAAGGAGAGGTTGCAAAGGTTCTCGTTCTTGCCTTTACAGTTAAGGTTCCTCACGGGATGACCGAGCAGGATCTTGCAAGACCGGTAATTACCATTGCAGATTTCGAAACAGGCAAGGTCGAATATGAGATTTATACTTACGGAGAACAGGTCGTAGTCATGCCAATCGGCCCCTCCAGGGAAAGCCGTAAACCTGCCTGGAGGCTTGCCGAAGAAGAGATAAGAAACGTTATTAGCAGATATGCTACAGGCCCTGTTGAAGTGGAAGTAACCTCGGACGATAGCGCAATCGTAAAAGTCTTCGACGAAGACATGAGAAAGGTTATCGGCAAAGGCGGAAATGTCATTGACAGGATCGAAAATATACTGGGACTCCATATCGATGTTAGGGAGATAGAAGCCGAAACACCAAAAAGCACAAAAGGCCTGAAGCAAGGGGCTGAACGTAAAGCTTTTCCTGGAAAAGCTCGAGAACCGGCGCCCGAGATAAGTGCTCCAGCGTCCCCGGTTCATCCTGTTATCGAAAGGACAAAAAAACACCTTATTATCGGGGCTCCCGAACTTGCAGGAAGGGATGTTGAGATCTTTATCGAAGACGAATATCTTTTCAGTGCAACTGTTAGCCGGCATGGAGATGTGAAATTAAGGATAAACTCAGACCTTGCGATGGAAATCATGGAAGCTCAGGACAGTGGGGACTTTGTTGAAGTCAGACTTATCTGA
- the hisI gene encoding phosphoribosyl-AMP cyclohydrolase has protein sequence MIDFDTLKYENGLIIAIVQDQTSKEVLMCAYMNREALEKTVETGIAHFWSRSRQKLWKKGETSGHLQKIKEIRIDCDMDSVLLLVEQIGGACHMGYRSCFYRNLEGDVVGEKVFEPEDVY, from the coding sequence ATGATTGACTTTGATACCCTGAAATACGAAAACGGTTTGATTATTGCTATTGTTCAGGACCAGACCAGCAAGGAGGTTCTGATGTGTGCCTATATGAATCGGGAAGCTCTTGAAAAGACCGTCGAGACCGGAATTGCTCACTTCTGGAGCCGAAGCCGGCAAAAATTATGGAAAAAAGGTGAAACGTCGGGGCATCTGCAAAAAATAAAGGAAATCAGGATTGACTGTGATATGGATTCTGTTCTCCTGCTGGTAGAACAGATAGGTGGAGCCTGTCATATGGGATACAGGTCATGTTTTTATCGGAATCTCGAAGGAGATGTCGTCGGCGAAAAGGTCTTTGAGCCTGAAGATGTTTACTGA